A part of Thermocrinis albus DSM 14484 genomic DNA contains:
- a CDS encoding sensor histidine kinase — translation MKDILHLLDEGVLLLDREGRILLINRWWISKNLAREDWEGKYYYEALRSLSVISAIGQLLEGGESLYVMHEDAKYLIKKKIMEGDKRLFLVSDVSSLWQYEKLKRDLVENVAHELKTPLSAVTLLLERAAKECPSSFAIHRALHRLQQMEKLIDDMLILARLESGVERLHLTEIHLREFLQDVYYQLREEFEKAKVNFENLVDESFVLVADENKLYLILRNLLENAVRYNREGGSVRVRGWKEGQMAVVEVSDTGIGIPKEHIPFIFDRFYRVDKGRSRDRGGTGLGLSIVRNAVRLHGGSIELQSEVGKGSTFRIYIPQSI, via the coding sequence GTGAAGGACATTCTCCATCTTCTTGACGAAGGTGTGTTGCTTTTGGACAGGGAAGGGAGGATACTACTGATAAACAGGTGGTGGATAAGTAAGAACCTGGCCAGGGAAGACTGGGAGGGTAAATACTACTACGAGGCACTGCGTAGCCTCAGCGTGATATCTGCTATAGGACAGCTTTTGGAAGGTGGGGAAAGTCTCTACGTGATGCACGAAGATGCTAAGTACCTCATCAAGAAAAAAATCATGGAAGGGGATAAGAGGCTGTTTTTGGTATCTGATGTGAGTAGTCTGTGGCAGTACGAAAAACTAAAGAGGGATCTTGTGGAGAACGTAGCTCACGAGCTGAAAACTCCTCTCTCTGCAGTCACCCTACTACTGGAGAGGGCTGCAAAAGAATGTCCCTCCAGCTTTGCCATCCACAGGGCCTTACACCGCCTTCAGCAGATGGAGAAACTGATAGACGATATGCTTATCCTCGCTCGTCTGGAGTCGGGGGTAGAGAGGCTCCATCTTACCGAGATACACCTAAGGGAGTTCCTACAAGATGTTTACTACCAACTTCGTGAGGAGTTTGAGAAGGCCAAGGTAAACTTTGAAAACTTGGTGGACGAATCCTTTGTCCTGGTAGCTGACGAAAATAAACTATACCTTATACTCCGTAACCTTCTGGAGAACGCGGTGAGATACAACAGGGAAGGTGGATCCGTAAGGGTAAGGGGATGGAAGGAGGGCCAGATGGCTGTTGTGGAAGTGTCAGACACAGGAATAGGCATACCTAAGGAACACATTCCCTTCATCTTTGATAGATTCTATAGGGTGGACAAAGGCAGATCAAGAGATAGGGGTGGTACGGGGTTAGGCCTATCCATCGTGAGGAACGCGGTACGCCTTCACGGTGGTAGTATAGAACTCCAAAGTGAAGTAGGAAAAGGATCCACCTTCAGAATCTACATCCCTCAGAGTATATGA